Part of the Meiothermus sp. QL-1 genome is shown below.
CGCCTACATCATCTTCAACCGCTTCATCTTCGGCCCGGTGCGCAACTACCGTCCTCCGGCTAAGAAGTGACCGGCTGGGCCACTCCGGCCTCCTCCGCGAATAGGGGGGTGGACAGGTACTTCATGCCGGAGTCGCAGGCGATGGTCAGCACCCGCTTGCCTGGTCCCAGCTCGCGGGCCACCTGCAAGGCGGCCCAGATCATGCCGGTGGCGCTCATGCCCACGAAAAGCCCTTCCTGGCGGGCCAGGGGTTTGGCCAGGGGGAAGGCGTCCTCCTCCAGCACCTGGATTACCCGGTCGAGGAGGCTCACGTCCAGGTTGGGGGGGATGAAGCCTGGTCCCATCCCCTGGAACTGGTGGGGCCCCATCTGCCCCCCCGAGAGCACGTTGCTGCGGGCCGGCTCGCAGGCGATAATCTGCACCTTGGGCAGCCGTTCGCGCAGGTAACGCCCCACCCCCATGATGGTGCCCCCGGTACCGGAGCCGTACACAAAAGCATCCAGCCGCCCTTCCATCTGGGCGAAGATTTCCGGGCCGGTGGTCTCGTAGTGGGCGCGGGCGTTGGCGGGATTGTCGAACTGGTTGGGCATGAAGGCCCCTGTCTCGGCCACGATGCGCTGGGCCTCCTCGATGGCGGCCAGCATGCGGCGGCTGGGGTCGGTCAGGATAAGCTCGGCCCCGTAGGCCCTGAGGATGCGCTTGCGCTCTTCGGACATCTGGGCCGGCATGGTCAGGATGAGCCGGTAACCGCGGCTGGCGGCCACCATGGCCAGGCCGATTCCGGTGTTGCCGCTGGTGGGCTCCACGATGAGCTGGCCCGAGCCGGGTTTGAGGATGCCCCGTTCCTCGGCATCCTTGATCAGGTACCAGGCGGTGCGGTCCTTGATGGAGCCGCCGGGGTTGTTGCCCTCGAGCTTGACCCAGACCTCGGCCATGCCGGGCTCCACGATGCGCCGCAGCCTCACCACGGGCGTTTTGCCAATCACATCTTCGACAAACATGACGCCTCCCGGGGGCAGTATAGCCCCGGCTTAGGCCGGTTTCATCCCCAGGGTTTATACTTGGGCATCTCGGGGTTTCTCGGGAGAAAGGAAGTGTGTATGACTGCAAGCAAAGGCCAGGTGGTTTCCATCCGCTACACCCTGCGCGTGGACGAGGAGATCGTGGACCAGGGCGAGCTCGCCTACCTGCACGGTTACCACAACATCGTGCCGGGGCTGGAGGAGGCCCTGGAGGGCAAGGCGGTGGGGGAGCGGGTGGTGGTTTCGGTGCCCCCCGAGAAGGGCTACGGCCTCTACGACCCCGAAGGGGTGCAGGTGGTGGACCGGGCGGCCTTCCCCCCAGATGCCGAGCTGGCCGAAGGGGCCATGTTCTACGCGGAGGACGCGCAGGGGAACCCCATGCCCTTCACCGTCCTGGCCGTGGATGGCGACAGCGTGACCATTGACTTCAACCACGCGTTGGCCGGCGAGACCCTTGACTTCGACGTGACCCTGACCGCAGTGCGGCCGGCTACCCCGGAGGAGCTCGAGCACGGCCACGTCCACGACCTGCACGGCCACCCGCACTGATCAGGCTCCAAGCCCGCCCAGCAGGGGCTGGCCCTGCTCGAGCCGAAAAAGCAGGAAGGCGTTTTTATCCCGCAGCATCACCCAAAGCTGCTGGTGGTCCTTCAGGCGCAGGAAAAGCGGCAGGGCGTAGCGGGGTTCTCCCCGCTCGATGCGGGTGTGACCCAGGTTGTAGGCCAGGTAGAAGTCCTGGGGGTCTTGCATTTGAGGGGTGTAGAAGAGCACCAGCTCGACCGGTTCCTTTTCGGCCCGCACCAGGGCCTCCCAGACCAGCTCCTGGGCCTCCTTCGCGCTAAGATACTGCCCCTGGATGGGGCCCAGCCGGGCATAGAAGGCGGCGGGGAGCTTTTTGAATTCGTAGTAGAACCCCCCAGGCCCGTGCGACCAGCGCACAATCTCGTTTTCCCCGGCGTGGCCCTGGGCCTTTTCGCGGGCATACTCGCGCGCCAGCGACATCCCCTCTAGGTCGGGTAGCTCGCCGGTTTCCAGGCTTTGCAGAAGGAGGGGCTGGGGGTCTATCTCCAGGTTATGCGGCATGAATACCTCCGCGACGGGGCCATCTTTT
Proteins encoded:
- the cysK gene encoding cysteine synthase A yields the protein MFVEDVIGKTPVVRLRRIVEPGMAEVWVKLEGNNPGGSIKDRTAWYLIKDAEERGILKPGSGQLIVEPTSGNTGIGLAMVAASRGYRLILTMPAQMSEERKRILRAYGAELILTDPSRRMLAAIEEAQRIVAETGAFMPNQFDNPANARAHYETTGPEIFAQMEGRLDAFVYGSGTGGTIMGVGRYLRERLPKVQIIACEPARSNVLSGGQMGPHQFQGMGPGFIPPNLDVSLLDRVIQVLEEDAFPLAKPLARQEGLFVGMSATGMIWAALQVARELGPGKRVLTIACDSGMKYLSTPLFAEEAGVAQPVTS
- a CDS encoding peptidylprolyl isomerase; protein product: MTASKGQVVSIRYTLRVDEEIVDQGELAYLHGYHNIVPGLEEALEGKAVGERVVVSVPPEKGYGLYDPEGVQVVDRAAFPPDAELAEGAMFYAEDAQGNPMPFTVLAVDGDSVTIDFNHALAGETLDFDVTLTAVRPATPEELEHGHVHDLHGHPH